In Mesoplodon densirostris isolate mMesDen1 chromosome 5, mMesDen1 primary haplotype, whole genome shotgun sequence, a single window of DNA contains:
- the SIK1 gene encoding serine/threonine-protein kinase SIK1 isoform X1 produces the protein MVIMSELSAAPAGSGQGQQKPLRVGFYDIERTLGKGNFAVVKLARHRVTKTQVAIKIIDKTRLDSSNLEKIYREVQIMKLLNHPHIIKLYQVMETKDMLYIVTEFAKNGEMFDYLTSTGHLSESEARKKFWQILSAVEYCHSHNIVHRDLKTENLLLDGNMDIKLADFGFGNFYKPGEPLSTWCGSPPYAAPEVFEGKEYEGPQLDIWSLGVVLYVLVCGSLPFDGPSLPALRQRVLEGRFRIPFFMSRDCETLIRRMLAVDPTKRITISQIWQHRWTQADPALRQPTCPVFSLLGYASSLGSYDEQALGIMQTLGVDRQRTVESLQNSSYNHFAAIYYLLLERLRELRLAQPPARPGHAWQQRPRSADLSGFEVPQEGPPGDAFRSALLCAQPQTLGQSVLQAEMDCDLHGSLQPLLFPVDTGCRGVCRRRSVSPSSLLDTAISEEARRGPGLDEEQDARGPLPGSTGRRHTLAEVSTCFSPRVPPCIVVSPSAASPSEGTSSDSCLTSAGDGLAGLSGHLVAQGLLNACSPLRLASPLLGTQSATPVLQAQGALGGAALLPVSFQEGRRASDTSLTQGLKAFRQQLRRGARTKGFLGLNRIKGLARQVCQPSSSRTSRGGLSASQLPAQSPGLHGGGAGGREGRSLLEEVLHQQRLLQLQHHPAAPPGCQPAAQPPPAPLVLAPCDGPLLVSGLQKELGLGPGLLPSPLLQAGGSPVASAAQLLDAHLRISSSTAPGPAAAAPRPRFATLSPSLEPTGLPQGDCEMEDLTSGPPGTFVLVQ, from the exons ATGGTGATCATGTCGGAGTTGAGCGCGGCCCCCGCGGGCTCGGGCCAGGGACAGCAGAAACCTCTCCGGGTGGGCTTTTACGACATCGAGCGGACCCTGGGCAAGGGCAATTTCGCGGTGGTGAAGCTGGCCCGGCATCGAGTTACCAAAACGCAG GttgcaataaaaataattgacaaGACACGATTAGATTCAAgcaatttggaaaaaatatatcgTGAAGTTCAGATCATGAAGCTTCTGAATCATCCTCATATCATAAAGCTTTATCAG gttaTGGAAACAAAGGATATGCTTTACATTGTCACCGAATTCGCAAAAAATGGAGAAATGTTTG ATTACTTGACCTCCACCGGGCACCTGAGCGAGAGTGAAGCCCGCAAGAAGTTCTGGCAGATTCTGTCAGCTGTGGAGTACTGCCACAGCCATAACATCGTCCACCGGGACCTCAAGACCGAGAACCTGTTGCTGGATGGCAACATGGACATCAAGCTGGCAG ATTTCGGGTTTGGGAATTTCTATAAGCCAGGAGAGCCTCTGTCCACGTGGTGTGGGAGCCCCCCGTACGCAGCCCCGGAGGTCTTCGAGGGGAAGGAGTACGAAGGCCCCCAGCTGGACATCTGG AGCCTGGGCGTCGTGCTGTACGTCCTCGTCTGCGGGTCTCTTCCCTTCGACGGGCCTAGCCTGCCGGCCTTGCGGCAGCGGGTGCTGGAGGGCCGGTTCCGCATCCCCTTCTTCATGTCTCGAG ACTGCGAGACGCTGATTCGCCGCATGCTGGCAGTGGACCCCACCAAGCGCATCACCATCAGCCAGATCTGGCAGCACAGGTGGACGCAGGCCGACCCCGCCCTGCGGCAGCCGACCTGCCCGGTCTTCTCCTTGCTCGGCTACGCCTCCAGCCTGGGCAGCTATGACGAGCAGGCGTTGGGCATCATGCAGACGCTGGGCGTGGACCGGCAGAGGACCGTGGAG TCGCTGCAGAACAGCAGCTACAACCACTTCGCTGCCATTTATTACCTCCTCCTGGAGCGGCTGAGGGAGCTGCGGCTCGCCCAGCCGCCGGCCCGCCCCGGCCACGCCTGGCAACAGAGGCCCCGGAGCGCGGACCTCAGCGGATTTGAG GTGCCTCAGGAAGGCCCCCCCGGTGACGCTTTCCGCTCCGCCCTGCTCTGCGCGCAGCCCCAGACCTTGGGACAGTCCGTCCTGCAGGCTGAGATGGACTGTGACCTCCACGGCTCACTGCAG CCCTTGCTCTTCCCTGTGGACACCGGTTGCCGCGGGGTGTGCCGGCGGCGCTCCGTCTCCCCCAGCAGCCTGCTGGACACGGCCATCAGCGAGGAGGCCAGGCGGGGCCCGGGCCTGGACGAGGAGCAGGACGCACGGGGGCCCCTGCCTGGCAGCACCGGCCGGAGACACACGCTGGCCGAGGTCTCCACCTGCTTCTCCCCGCGCGTCCCTCCAT GTATCGTCGTCTCACCCTCCGCGGCCAGTCCTTCCGAAGGCACCAGCTCCGACAGCTGCCTGACCTCTGCGGGTGACGGCCTGGCTGGGCTCAGCGGACACCTGGTTGCTCAGGGGCTGCTGAACGCCTGCTCCCCGCTCAGACTGGCCTCGCCACTCCTGGGGACCCAGTCCGCCACCCCTGTGCTGCAGGCGCAGGGGGCCCTGGGAGGAGCCGCCCTGCTCCCCGTCAGCTTCCAGGAGGGCCGGAGGGCGTCAGACACCTCTCTCACTCAAG GGCTGAAAGCCTTTCGGCAGCAGCTGAGGAGGGGCGCCAGGACCAAGGGCTTTCTGGGGCTGAACAGGATCAAGGGGCTGGCTCGCCAGGTGTGCCAGCCCTCCTCCAGCCGGACCTCGAGGGGCGGCCTGAGCGCCTCCCAGCTGCCCGCACAGAGCCCGGGCCTGCACGGCGGCGGGGCCGGCGGCCGGGAGGGCAGGAGCCTGCTGGAGGAGGTGTTGCACCAGCAGAG GTTGCTCCAGTTGCAGCACCACCCGGCGGCCCCACCCGGCTGCCAGCCGGCCGCGCAGCCCCCCCCAGCCCCGCTGGTCCTTGCCCCCTGCGATGGCCCCCTCCTCGTGTCGGGACTGCAgaaggagctggggctggggcctggcCTGCTGCCGTCCCCCCTGCTGCAGGCCGGGGGCTCCCCGGTGGCGTCGGCCGCCCAGCTCCTGGATGCCCACCTGCGCATTAGCAGCTCCACGGCCCCCGGCCCTGCCGCCGCGGCCCCCCGGCCACGCTTCGCCACGCTGTCCCCGAGCCTGGAGCCCACGGGGTTGCCCCAGGGGGACTGTGAGATGGAGGACCTGACCTCGGGCCCGCCGGGCACCTTCGTCTTGGTGCAGTGA
- the SIK1 gene encoding serine/threonine-protein kinase SIK1 isoform X2, translating into MKLLNHPHIIKLYQVMETKDMLYIVTEFAKNGEMFDYLTSTGHLSESEARKKFWQILSAVEYCHSHNIVHRDLKTENLLLDGNMDIKLADFGFGNFYKPGEPLSTWCGSPPYAAPEVFEGKEYEGPQLDIWSLGVVLYVLVCGSLPFDGPSLPALRQRVLEGRFRIPFFMSRDCETLIRRMLAVDPTKRITISQIWQHRWTQADPALRQPTCPVFSLLGYASSLGSYDEQALGIMQTLGVDRQRTVESLQNSSYNHFAAIYYLLLERLRELRLAQPPARPGHAWQQRPRSADLSGFEVPQEGPPGDAFRSALLCAQPQTLGQSVLQAEMDCDLHGSLQPLLFPVDTGCRGVCRRRSVSPSSLLDTAISEEARRGPGLDEEQDARGPLPGSTGRRHTLAEVSTCFSPRVPPCIVVSPSAASPSEGTSSDSCLTSAGDGLAGLSGHLVAQGLLNACSPLRLASPLLGTQSATPVLQAQGALGGAALLPVSFQEGRRASDTSLTQGLKAFRQQLRRGARTKGFLGLNRIKGLARQVCQPSSSRTSRGGLSASQLPAQSPGLHGGGAGGREGRSLLEEVLHQQRLLQLQHHPAAPPGCQPAAQPPPAPLVLAPCDGPLLVSGLQKELGLGPGLLPSPLLQAGGSPVASAAQLLDAHLRISSSTAPGPAAAAPRPRFATLSPSLEPTGLPQGDCEMEDLTSGPPGTFVLVQ; encoded by the exons ATGAAGCTTCTGAATCATCCTCATATCATAAAGCTTTATCAG gttaTGGAAACAAAGGATATGCTTTACATTGTCACCGAATTCGCAAAAAATGGAGAAATGTTTG ATTACTTGACCTCCACCGGGCACCTGAGCGAGAGTGAAGCCCGCAAGAAGTTCTGGCAGATTCTGTCAGCTGTGGAGTACTGCCACAGCCATAACATCGTCCACCGGGACCTCAAGACCGAGAACCTGTTGCTGGATGGCAACATGGACATCAAGCTGGCAG ATTTCGGGTTTGGGAATTTCTATAAGCCAGGAGAGCCTCTGTCCACGTGGTGTGGGAGCCCCCCGTACGCAGCCCCGGAGGTCTTCGAGGGGAAGGAGTACGAAGGCCCCCAGCTGGACATCTGG AGCCTGGGCGTCGTGCTGTACGTCCTCGTCTGCGGGTCTCTTCCCTTCGACGGGCCTAGCCTGCCGGCCTTGCGGCAGCGGGTGCTGGAGGGCCGGTTCCGCATCCCCTTCTTCATGTCTCGAG ACTGCGAGACGCTGATTCGCCGCATGCTGGCAGTGGACCCCACCAAGCGCATCACCATCAGCCAGATCTGGCAGCACAGGTGGACGCAGGCCGACCCCGCCCTGCGGCAGCCGACCTGCCCGGTCTTCTCCTTGCTCGGCTACGCCTCCAGCCTGGGCAGCTATGACGAGCAGGCGTTGGGCATCATGCAGACGCTGGGCGTGGACCGGCAGAGGACCGTGGAG TCGCTGCAGAACAGCAGCTACAACCACTTCGCTGCCATTTATTACCTCCTCCTGGAGCGGCTGAGGGAGCTGCGGCTCGCCCAGCCGCCGGCCCGCCCCGGCCACGCCTGGCAACAGAGGCCCCGGAGCGCGGACCTCAGCGGATTTGAG GTGCCTCAGGAAGGCCCCCCCGGTGACGCTTTCCGCTCCGCCCTGCTCTGCGCGCAGCCCCAGACCTTGGGACAGTCCGTCCTGCAGGCTGAGATGGACTGTGACCTCCACGGCTCACTGCAG CCCTTGCTCTTCCCTGTGGACACCGGTTGCCGCGGGGTGTGCCGGCGGCGCTCCGTCTCCCCCAGCAGCCTGCTGGACACGGCCATCAGCGAGGAGGCCAGGCGGGGCCCGGGCCTGGACGAGGAGCAGGACGCACGGGGGCCCCTGCCTGGCAGCACCGGCCGGAGACACACGCTGGCCGAGGTCTCCACCTGCTTCTCCCCGCGCGTCCCTCCAT GTATCGTCGTCTCACCCTCCGCGGCCAGTCCTTCCGAAGGCACCAGCTCCGACAGCTGCCTGACCTCTGCGGGTGACGGCCTGGCTGGGCTCAGCGGACACCTGGTTGCTCAGGGGCTGCTGAACGCCTGCTCCCCGCTCAGACTGGCCTCGCCACTCCTGGGGACCCAGTCCGCCACCCCTGTGCTGCAGGCGCAGGGGGCCCTGGGAGGAGCCGCCCTGCTCCCCGTCAGCTTCCAGGAGGGCCGGAGGGCGTCAGACACCTCTCTCACTCAAG GGCTGAAAGCCTTTCGGCAGCAGCTGAGGAGGGGCGCCAGGACCAAGGGCTTTCTGGGGCTGAACAGGATCAAGGGGCTGGCTCGCCAGGTGTGCCAGCCCTCCTCCAGCCGGACCTCGAGGGGCGGCCTGAGCGCCTCCCAGCTGCCCGCACAGAGCCCGGGCCTGCACGGCGGCGGGGCCGGCGGCCGGGAGGGCAGGAGCCTGCTGGAGGAGGTGTTGCACCAGCAGAG GTTGCTCCAGTTGCAGCACCACCCGGCGGCCCCACCCGGCTGCCAGCCGGCCGCGCAGCCCCCCCCAGCCCCGCTGGTCCTTGCCCCCTGCGATGGCCCCCTCCTCGTGTCGGGACTGCAgaaggagctggggctggggcctggcCTGCTGCCGTCCCCCCTGCTGCAGGCCGGGGGCTCCCCGGTGGCGTCGGCCGCCCAGCTCCTGGATGCCCACCTGCGCATTAGCAGCTCCACGGCCCCCGGCCCTGCCGCCGCGGCCCCCCGGCCACGCTTCGCCACGCTGTCCCCGAGCCTGGAGCCCACGGGGTTGCCCCAGGGGGACTGTGAGATGGAGGACCTGACCTCGGGCCCGCCGGGCACCTTCGTCTTGGTGCAGTGA